The following proteins are co-located in the Gavia stellata isolate bGavSte3 chromosome 18, bGavSte3.hap2, whole genome shotgun sequence genome:
- the LOC104252220 gene encoding nucleoside diphosphate kinase 3 isoform X3 — protein sequence MICLVLGLFAGLFQSACSGAYERTFVAIKPDGVQRHLVGEIIRRFERKGLQLVGLKLLQASEELLKEHYIALRDRPFYSRLVKYMSSGPVVAMVWQGLDVVKTVRTMIGETNPAESRPGTIRGDFCVEVSKNVIHGSDSVESARQEISLWFRAEELTCWEDTAEHWIYA from the exons ATGATCTGCCTGGTGCTGGGCCTCTTCGCCGGCCTCTTCCAGAGCG CCTGCAGCGGGGCCTACGAGCGCACCTTCGTGGCTATCAAACCGGACGGGGTCCAGCGGCATCTGGTCGGGGAGATCATCCGGCGGTTCGAGAGGAAGGGCCTGCAGCTGGTGGGGCTGAAGCTCCTGCAG GCCTCGGAGGAGTTGCTGAAAGAGCACTACATCGCCCTCCGTGACCGTCCCTTCTACAGCCGGCTGGTGAAGTACATGAGCTCTGGGCCCGTGGTGGCCATG GTCTGGCAGGGCCTGGATGTGGTCAAGACAGTTCGCACAATGATTGGGGAGACTAACCCAGCCGAATCCAGGCCTGGCACCATCCGAGGAGACTTCTGCGTTGAAGTCAGCAA GAATGTGATCCATGGCAGTGACTCGGTTGAGAGTGCCCGGCAGGAGATCTCCCTCTGGTTCCGCGCGGAGGAGCTGACTTGCTGGGAGGACACGGCCGAGCACTGGATCTACGCATGA